The following are encoded in a window of Calonectris borealis chromosome 17, bCalBor7.hap1.2, whole genome shotgun sequence genomic DNA:
- the DUSP15 gene encoding dual specificity protein phosphatase 15, whose translation MGNGMSQILPGLYLGNFIDAKDLEQLNRNKITHIVSIHESPQPLLQDITYLRIPLPDTPEANIKRHFKECISFIHQCRLHGGNCLVHCLAGISRSTTVVVAYVMAVTELSCQEVLEAVRTVRPVANPNPGFRQQLAEFGGGAARKVRRHLKQRYGTSPFNDEEEIKALLPAGRGGPSRTEGALQGLIPRARDIRSTTPFLLRVKRTFSCIPACLK comes from the exons ATCCTCCCCGGCCTCTACCTTGGGAACTTCATCG ATGCCAAAGACCTGGAGCAGCTAAACCGGAACAAGATCACCCACATCGTTTCGATCCATGAATCtccccagcccttgctgcag GACATCACCTACCTCCGCATCCCCTTGCCCGACACCCCCGAGGCCAATAT CAAGAGGCACTTCAAAGAATGCATCAGTTTTATCCACCAGTGTCGCCTGCACGGAGGGAACTGCCTCGTCCACTG CCTTGCTGGCATCTCCCGCAGTACCACCGTGGTCGTCGCCTATGTCATGGCCGTCACGGAGCTGAGCTGCCAGGAGGTGCTGGAGGCCGTCCGAACCGTCCGGCCTGTCGCCAACCCCAACCCCGGCTTCAGGCAGCAGCTGGCTGAGTTCGGCGGCGGCGCAGCCCGCAAG gtcCGCAGGCACCTGAAGCAGAGGTATGGGACATCCCCTTTCAATgacgaggaagaaataaaggccTTGCTGCCAGCGGGGAGAGGAGGACCATCCAGGACGGAGGGAGCTCTGCAAGGACTGATCCCAAGAGCCAGAGACATCAGGAGCACGACCCCCTTCCTACTGCGGGTGAAGAGGACGTTCTCCTGCATCCCGGCTTGTCTGAAGTGA